A single window of Eucalyptus grandis isolate ANBG69807.140 chromosome 1, ASM1654582v1, whole genome shotgun sequence DNA harbors:
- the LOC104414709 gene encoding probable WRKY transcription factor 75: MDGYHILFPPSSSSSASAASPSFPFAHYAYKNAHAFHTGSEMMNHSNETCSSSEVKGELINSHTDVSRDDEDKAGSDKKKGPSSSSEKKKPRKPRYAFQTRSQVDILDDGYRWRKYGQKAVKNNRFPRSYYKCTFQGCNVKKQVQRLTKDEGVVVTTYEGMHTHSIDKPTDNFEHILNQMHIYNHF, translated from the exons ATGGATGGCTATCACATCTTGttccctccatcttcttcttcatcggccTCAGCAGCATCACCGAGCTTTCCTTTTGCACATTATGCTTACAAAAATGCTCACGCGTTCCATACTGGGTCGGAAATGATGAATCATAGTAACGAGACGTGCTCGTCATCGGAGGTTAAAGGTGAGCTCATCAACTCTCACACGGACGTGTCCCGAGACGACGAGGACAAAGCCGGAAGCGACAAGAAGAAGGGGCCGTCATCATcgtcggagaagaagaagccgaGGAAACCGAGGTATGCGTTCCAGACGAGGAGCCAAGTGGACATACTCGACGATGGTTATCGCTGGAGGAAATACGGTCAAAAGGCTGTCAAGAACAACAGATTCCCAAG GAGCTACTATAAGTGCACCTTCCAAGGATGCAACGTGAAGAAGCAAGTCCAGAGGCTGACCAAAGATGAAGGTGTCGTGGTGACAACCTACGAAGGCATGCACACCCACTCCATAGATAAACCCACTGATAATTTTGAACATATCTTGAACCAAATGCATATTTACAATCACTTTTAG
- the LOC104414708 gene encoding uncharacterized protein LOC104414708: MADWGPVLIGVVLFVLLQPGLLFQLPGHHRHLDFGGMKTNGKSIAVHTLIFFALYAILILAVHVHIFAG, from the coding sequence ATGGCTGACTGGGGCCCAGTGCTGATCGGGGTGGTGCTGTTCGTGCTGCTGCAGCCGGGGCTCCTCTTCCAGCTGCCGGGTCACCACCGGCATCTGGACTTCGGGGGCATGAAGACCAACGGCAAGTCCATCGCCGTCCACACCCTTATCTTCTTCGCCCTCTACGCCATCCTCATCCTCGCCGTTCACGTCCATATCTTCGCCGGCTGA
- the LOC120288562 gene encoding uncharacterized protein LOC120288562, whose translation MTDWGSVFVASVLFILLTPGMLFQIPGQHRYVEFGNFHTSGVSILVHSILYLAFMCIFLIAIGVHMYIGS comes from the coding sequence ATGACAGATTGGGGGTCAGTGTTCGTGGCTTCGGTGCTGTTCATCCTCCTAACTCCGGGGATGTTGTTCCAGATTCCGGGCCAGCACCGGTACGTCGAGTTCGGCAATTTTCATACTTCTGGGGTTTCGATACTTGTTCACTCTATCCTCTACTTGGCTTTCATGTGCATCTTCCTGATAGCAATTGGCGTGCACATGTACATCGGCTCATAG